One Brassica napus cultivar Da-Ae chromosome C2, Da-Ae, whole genome shotgun sequence DNA window includes the following coding sequences:
- the LOC106425807 gene encoding protein S-acyltransferase 24 has product MSSEIEVVEEVESNNVESSSKPVEDESLKNDVYTASAYGDLEKLHRLVECEGCSVSEPDGLGYYALQWSALNNRSAVAQYIIEHGGDINATDHTGQTALHWSAVRGAVQVAELLLQEGARVDVTDMYGYQPTHVAAQYGQTAFLCHVVSKWNADPDVPDNDGRSPLHWAAYKGFADSIRLLLFLDAYRGRQDKEGCTPLHWAAIRGNLEACTVLVQAGKKEDLIITDNTGLTPAQLAAEKNHRQVSFFLGNARRLLEKRCDGSTPLGKLSKLGLAPVLWFMILLLLLIYTNSVILASNLPKLTTGIGSIAWLGFFLATAGLALFYRCSKKDPGYIRMNRHDPQTMKDDEPLLKIELNNPALLSGNWTQLCATCKIIRPLRAKHCSTCDRCVEQFDHHCPWVSNCVGKKNKWDFFLFLLLEVLAMLITGGVTLARVLSDPSAPSSFGALLSHVASNHVGALSFLVIEFCLFFSVTVLTVVQASQISRNITTNEMANALRYSYLRGPAGRFRNPYDHGCRRNCSDFLVKGYNEDIECHEEDTTPRQEGISMMQMQRSSNLQNGNGHVAIDVSPVHNSQSAHVHSSNCSHSHSSKSKSDSVPLGLGLGLGRNPTRPVVPP; this is encoded by the exons ATGTCGTCGGAGATTGAGGTGGTGGAAGAAGTCGAATCGAATAATGTCGAATCGAGTTCAAAGCCGGTTGAAGACGAGAGCTTGAAGAACGATGTGTACACTGCATCGGCTTACGGCGATTTGGAGAAGCTTCATAGATTGGTGGAGTGTGAGGGTTGCTCTGTCTCTGAGCCCGATGGGCTTGGCTACTATGCTCTTCAGTGGTCCGCGTTGAACAACCGTAGTGCTGTTGCTCAGTACATTATCGAG CACGGTGGAGATATTAACGCGACGGATCATACGGGACAGACTGCATTGCATTGGAGTGCTGTTCGTGGTGCGGTGCAAGTTGCTGAACTCTTGCTGCAAGAGGGTGCAAGGGTTGATGTAACGGATATGTATGGATATCAG CCAACACATGTTGCGGCACAGTATGGCCAGACTGCTTTTCTCTGCCACGTCGTCTCAAAGTGGAATGCTGATCCTGATGTCCCCGATAATGACGGAAGAAGCCCCTTGCACTG GGCTGCATATAAAGGCTTTGCAGATTCCATTcgtcttcttttatttttggacGCATATAGAGGACGGCAGGACAAAGAAG GTTGCACTCCTTTGCATTGGGCTGCCATTCGAGGTAATTTGGAAGCTTGCACTGTATTGGTTCAGGCTGGGAAGAAAGAGGATTTGATTATTACTGACAATACCGGGCTTACCCCCGCACAACTTGCTGCTGAAAAGAATCACCGACAAGTTTCGTTTTTCCTT GGCAATGCTAGAAGGCTGCTTGAAAAGCGGTGTGACGGAAGCACTCCCCTCGGAAAATTGTCAAAGTTGGGACTTGCTCCAGTTCTTTGGTTCATGATCCTGCTGCTTCTTCTCATATATACTAAttctgttattttgg CATCCAATCTGCCAAAGCTAACAACTGGGATTGGTTCGATTGCGTGGCTGGGATTCTTCCTTGCAACAGCAGGGCTAGCCTTGTTTTACCGCTGTAGCAA AAAGGATCCAGGTTACATCAGAATGAACAGACATGATCCGCAGACCATGAAAGACGAT GAACCACTGTTGAAAATAGAGCTAAACAACCCTGCTTTGCTTTCTGGGAATTGGACGCAGCTGTGTGCAACGTGCAAG ATAATCAGACCTCTTCGAGCTAAGCACTGTTCCACCTGTGATCGTTGCGTAGAGCAATTTGACCACCATTGTCCTTGGGTTTCAAACTGTGTCGGAAAA AAAAACAAGTGggacttttttctttttcttctactTGAAGTTCTAGCGATGCTGATAACTGGTGGCGTCACTCTTGCAA GAGTCTTGAGTGACCCTTCAGCTCCATCTTCGTTTGGAGCATTGTTGAGCCATGTCGCTAGTAATCACGTTGGTGCATTATCCTTTCTGGTTATTGAGTTCTGCCTCTTCTTTTCAGTTACCGTCTTAACAGTCGTACAAGCGTCTCAG ATATCGAGAAATATAACCACGAACGAAATGGCTAATGCGCTGCGCTACAGCTACCTAAGAGGTCCTGCAGGTCGCTTCAGGAATCCTTACGATCACGGTTGCAGAAGAAACTGCTCGGACTTCTTGGTGAAAGGTTATAACGAAGATATTGAGTGTCATGAAGAAGACACAACACCGAGACAAGAGGGTATAAGCATGATGCAGATGCAGCGGAGTTCTAATCTTCAGAATGGCAATGGCCACGTTGCTATCGATGTTAGCCCGGTACATAATTCGCAGTCAGCACATGTTCATTCTTCAAACTGCAGCCATAGCCACAGCAGTAAGTCAAAAAGTGATAGTGTTCCTTTAGGTTTGGGACTTGGTCTTGGCCGGAACCCAACCCGACCTGTTGTACCTCCATGA